The Halanaerobium praevalens DSM 2228 genome contains a region encoding:
- a CDS encoding NAD(P) transhydrogenase subunit alpha produces the protein MNFKDLKIAIPTEIMEGEDRVSATPETVSSMIEEGAEVLVQAGAGEGSFFSDQKYQAAGAEILTDVEKLFAAADLILKVKEPQFNQELDKHEVDLMHAGQYLITFIHPASPGNHQMVKKLAEKGIISLTLDSIPRISKAQAMDTLSSMSTVAGYKGVLMAADILPKFMPMITTGVGMIKPANALVLGTGVAGLQAAATAKRLGAVVHAADIRPEASEQAQSVGSKPLDLEIPEAEAVGEGGYAKELSEKLLEKERGIIAEQIEKFDFLILSALIPGKVAPILITEAMVKKMEPGSVIVDIAIDQGGNCEITEPGKIVKKHGVTIIGTKNIPGMLPKSSTWMFSKNIYKFISHVIEAGKIEIESDDEILSSTLVTDGEKIVHQGALEAMNK, from the coding sequence ATGAATTTTAAAGATTTAAAAATTGCTATTCCAACAGAAATTATGGAGGGTGAGGATAGGGTTTCCGCTACTCCTGAAACAGTTAGTTCAATGATTGAAGAAGGGGCAGAAGTTTTAGTCCAAGCAGGCGCAGGAGAGGGCTCTTTTTTCTCTGACCAAAAATATCAAGCAGCAGGAGCAGAAATTTTAACAGATGTCGAAAAACTCTTTGCAGCTGCTGACCTTATTTTAAAAGTTAAAGAACCACAGTTTAACCAAGAGTTAGATAAACATGAAGTAGATTTAATGCATGCAGGGCAATATTTAATAACTTTTATTCATCCTGCTTCACCTGGAAATCATCAGATGGTAAAAAAATTAGCTGAAAAAGGAATAATTAGTTTAACTTTAGATAGTATTCCTCGGATATCTAAAGCACAAGCAATGGATACTCTAAGTTCAATGAGTACTGTTGCAGGTTATAAAGGAGTTTTAATGGCTGCTGATATCTTACCTAAATTTATGCCCATGATAACAACTGGAGTTGGTATGATTAAGCCAGCAAATGCTTTGGTTTTAGGAACAGGAGTTGCAGGTTTGCAGGCAGCTGCTACAGCTAAAAGATTAGGAGCAGTAGTCCATGCAGCAGATATTAGACCTGAAGCAAGTGAACAGGCTCAAAGTGTTGGTTCTAAACCCTTAGATTTAGAAATTCCTGAAGCTGAAGCTGTTGGTGAAGGTGGTTATGCTAAGGAATTATCTGAAAAACTTTTAGAAAAAGAAAGAGGAATTATTGCTGAGCAAATAGAAAAATTTGATTTTCTAATTTTAAGTGCCTTAATCCCAGGCAAAGTTGCTCCTATTTTAATTACAGAAGCAATGGTTAAGAAAATGGAACCAGGTTCTGTAATTGTTGATATTGCTATTGATCAAGGTGGTAATTGTGAAATAACTGAACCAGGAAAAATAGTTAAAAAACATGGAGTAACAATTATAGGAACTAAAAATATACCTGGAATGCTCCCTAAAAGTTCAACTTGGATGTTCTCTAAAAACATTTATAAGTTTATTTCTCATGTAATTGAAGCTGGTAAAATTGAAATTGAAAGTGATGATGAAATTTTAAGTTCAACTTTAGTTACTGATGGAGAAAAAATAGTTCATCAGGGTGCACTTGAGGCAATGAATAAGTAA
- a CDS encoding flavodoxin family protein, with amino-acid sequence MKVVAFNGSPNSEGNTYHALKIMETELEKENIDFKIIQVGNKKIRGCLACRNCFKTQSERCIIDDEVNVWIQKIKKAEGVIFGSPVHYGSIAGTMKSFLDRASFVASVNGMLFRHKVGVPVVAVRRTGGLTTFNQLSNYLNYTEMMVPTSNYWNVIHGSQPGEALKDREGKQIMRVLAKNMAYLMKLIKFGENKIEVPEQESKEFMNFIR; translated from the coding sequence ATGAAAGTAGTTGCTTTTAATGGTAGTCCAAACTCAGAAGGGAATACTTATCATGCCTTAAAAATTATGGAGACTGAGCTGGAAAAAGAAAATATTGATTTTAAAATAATTCAAGTTGGAAATAAGAAAATTAGAGGATGTCTTGCTTGTCGAAACTGTTTTAAAACTCAATCAGAGCGCTGTATTATTGATGATGAAGTGAATGTTTGGATTCAAAAAATAAAAAAAGCTGAGGGAGTTATTTTTGGCTCTCCAGTTCATTATGGCTCAATTGCTGGAACTATGAAGTCTTTTTTAGATAGAGCATCTTTTGTAGCAAGTGTAAATGGTATGTTATTTAGACATAAGGTTGGGGTACCAGTTGTAGCTGTTAGAAGAACTGGAGGCTTAACAACTTTTAATCAGTTAAGTAATTATCTTAATTATACTGAAATGATGGTTCCAACTTCAAATTATTGGAATGTTATTCACGGCTCTCAGCCTGGTGAAGCTTTAAAAGATAGAGAAGGAAAACAAATTATGAGGGTTTTAGCTAAGAATATGGCTTATTTAATGAAATTAATTAAATTTGGTGAAAACAAGATAGAAGTACCAGAACAAGAATCTAAAGAATTTATGAATTTTATACGTTGA
- a CDS encoding ankyrin repeat domain-containing protein, whose amino-acid sequence MNFFEELNKKLKKPPGYDKTKAKKEKKNKQKTLADYLAEADLENIKKIINKENINQKLVDSIYGEMRPLTYYLKHCPENIKVLKYLFSLKADPNLVKIKFTENVLEAIRDKSINTIKLFIKNGIEIQQNVGGDFFNKSLLTHFVEQNRDQKEIQILLNLGADCLAEEDKNIFALALEKDLSTLYLLLENEINFKQSLEFAYTLVKNQTLDITDKVIILADLIDKYQPDLNQRLQGKMGGEQLPLISIAYNQKEKAIVQLLIEKGFDFKSIAHNLSKMFKAEELKHCQDLLLESGLISENFFKWDYSYQEFKAYIETQHNLNDKLILIPIFASNKLTNQQKRELTKKAFAKNANPDEVNSEFEVDERVNMLYILANSPYFTDQKWFIDLFIDQGASIDFNNNSAILPAIWNNNAAVLEQLLEAGADLNKDLLDRSNLIYAFYIEDSNLNTSQKRIKIFDLIAKYNLDLKTADYKLNDLGHQILNKSIEKEDYAFAEHFLDQTEPYKLDFQKIIFRIMQVLSNYQACELLIKILARLEDLNFYSTYNNGDRGTFIYQLAFNHFDAKNTYQKQYGFKLLEAALKLGADPNLVYYNKDKENDKMFRDTSTLLGIVMNRYDDNRKLVRLLLKYGADYKTKTSRMQESVTFNLVHRNVEMTEEMRVKYLDLFWEYDGIELEERNNLNSTPLIACAQGCHPEALSWLIAKGAEINVRGGFDDSPPIHKAISNHSDYSPANRAKTVEILLNAGADIEAFDSDDFNPLMNAAYYGCNSVVQLLLEKGADVNAVNKAGLTAAHCAVLGDSAYDYDYGKSKTNILRKLKEYGADLNLADLNGKSPLVYSLLHNKREIFLALLELGADPNQKDAAGKTPLMIAVEACQLYYIKNLWNLTADFNHLDNNGEDLFIKAANRYDEKEGKMIIQKLKEKGLRPVNLKINKDLPIQ is encoded by the coding sequence ATGAATTTTTTTGAAGAATTAAATAAAAAACTAAAAAAACCACCAGGATATGACAAAACAAAAGCAAAAAAAGAAAAGAAAAATAAGCAAAAAACTTTAGCTGATTATTTAGCTGAAGCAGACCTTGAAAATATAAAAAAAATAATAAATAAAGAAAATATTAATCAAAAGTTAGTTGATTCAATTTATGGGGAAATGAGACCTTTAACTTATTATTTAAAGCATTGTCCTGAAAATATTAAAGTATTAAAGTACTTATTTTCTTTGAAAGCAGATCCTAATTTAGTTAAAATTAAATTTACTGAAAATGTTTTAGAAGCGATAAGAGATAAAAGTATAAATACTATTAAATTATTTATTAAAAATGGAATTGAAATTCAGCAAAATGTTGGCGGTGATTTTTTTAACAAAAGTCTTTTGACTCATTTTGTAGAACAAAATAGAGATCAAAAAGAAATACAAATTCTGCTTAATCTTGGAGCTGATTGCCTGGCAGAAGAGGATAAAAACATCTTTGCTTTAGCATTAGAAAAAGATTTAAGTACTCTTTATTTATTATTAGAAAATGAAATTAACTTTAAGCAGAGCTTAGAATTTGCTTATACTTTAGTTAAAAATCAGACTTTAGATATTACAGATAAAGTAATTATTTTAGCTGATCTAATAGATAAATATCAGCCAGACTTAAATCAACGTTTGCAGGGTAAAATGGGTGGAGAGCAATTACCATTAATTAGTATAGCTTATAATCAAAAAGAGAAAGCAATAGTACAACTATTAATTGAAAAAGGCTTTGATTTTAAGTCTATTGCTCATAATCTAAGTAAAATGTTTAAAGCCGAGGAATTAAAACATTGCCAAGATTTATTACTAGAGTCTGGTTTAATTAGCGAAAACTTTTTCAAATGGGATTATTCTTACCAAGAGTTTAAAGCATATATTGAAACTCAACACAACTTAAATGACAAACTAATCTTAATTCCTATTTTTGCTAGCAATAAATTAACTAATCAGCAAAAAAGAGAATTAACTAAAAAAGCTTTTGCCAAAAATGCTAATCCAGATGAAGTTAATTCCGAATTCGAAGTAGATGAGAGAGTTAATATGCTTTATATTTTGGCAAATAGTCCCTATTTTACTGATCAAAAATGGTTTATAGATTTATTTATTGACCAGGGTGCTAGTATTGATTTTAATAATAACTCAGCTATTTTGCCTGCTATTTGGAATAATAATGCTGCTGTTTTAGAACAATTATTAGAGGCAGGAGCAGATCTAAACAAGGATCTTTTAGATCGATCAAATTTGATTTATGCTTTTTATATTGAAGATTCTAACTTAAATACCAGCCAAAAAAGAATAAAAATCTTTGATTTGATTGCAAAATATAATTTAGATTTAAAAACTGCTGATTATAAATTAAATGACTTGGGTCACCAAATTTTAAATAAAAGTATTGAAAAAGAAGATTATGCTTTTGCAGAACACTTTTTAGATCAAACTGAACCATATAAGTTAGACTTTCAAAAGATAATCTTTAGAATCATGCAAGTCTTAAGTAATTATCAAGCTTGTGAGCTATTAATTAAGATTTTAGCTAGACTTGAAGATTTAAATTTCTATTCAACTTATAACAATGGAGACCGAGGCACATTTATTTATCAACTTGCATTTAATCATTTCGATGCTAAAAACACTTATCAAAAACAGTATGGATTTAAATTATTAGAAGCAGCTTTAAAGCTTGGTGCTGATCCAAATCTTGTTTATTATAATAAAGATAAAGAAAATGATAAAATGTTTAGAGATACCTCTACTTTATTAGGGATAGTAATGAATAGATATGATGATAATCGAAAGCTAGTTAGGCTGCTCTTAAAATATGGAGCTGATTATAAAACAAAAACTAGCCGCATGCAGGAAAGTGTAACTTTTAATTTAGTTCACCGAAATGTAGAAATGACTGAAGAAATGAGGGTTAAATATTTAGATTTATTTTGGGAATATGATGGAATCGAGCTTGAGGAAAGAAATAATCTAAATTCAACTCCTTTAATAGCTTGTGCTCAGGGTTGTCATCCAGAGGCTTTGAGTTGGTTAATTGCAAAAGGAGCTGAAATAAATGTGCGAGGTGGTTTTGATGATTCACCTCCAATCCATAAAGCTATTTCTAATCACAGTGATTATTCTCCTGCAAATAGAGCTAAAACTGTAGAAATTTTACTAAATGCAGGTGCAGATATTGAAGCTTTTGATTCAGATGATTTTAATCCATTAATGAATGCTGCTTATTATGGCTGTAATAGTGTAGTTCAGCTTCTATTAGAAAAAGGAGCAGATGTCAATGCCGTTAATAAGGCTGGCTTAACTGCTGCTCATTGTGCTGTCTTAGGTGACAGTGCTTATGACTATGATTATGGTAAGAGTAAAACTAATATCTTAAGAAAATTAAAAGAGTATGGAGCAGACTTAAACTTAGCTGATTTGAATGGAAAATCACCTTTAGTATATTCTTTACTGCATAATAAAAGAGAAATCTTTTTAGCTCTGTTAGAACTGGGGGCAGATCCTAATCAAAAAGATGCAGCTGGAAAAACACCTTTAATGATTGCTGTCGAAGCTTGCCAGTTATATTATATTAAAAATTTATGGAATTTAACTGCTGATTTTAATCACTTAGATAATAATGGTGAGGATTTATTTATTAAAGCAGCTAATCGGTATGATGAAAAAGAGGGGAAAATGATTATTCAAAAACTGAAGGAAAAAGGTTTAAGACCAGTTAATTTAAAAATTAATAAGGATTTACCAATTCAATAA
- a CDS encoding NAD(P) transhydrogenase subunit alpha: protein MNFFLMLVLFVIAMLVGYKLISNVPSLLHTPLMSGMNALSGVTILASLVTTAAAVVTGYKLLGFLAIVLATINIVSGFLVTNRMLKMFNNDQ from the coding sequence ATGAATTTTTTCTTAATGCTTGTTTTATTTGTAATTGCAATGTTAGTTGGTTATAAATTGATTAGTAATGTTCCCAGTTTATTACATACACCATTAATGTCAGGGATGAATGCTTTATCGGGAGTAACTATTTTAGCCTCTTTAGTAACTACAGCAGCTGCTGTAGTTACAGGCTATAAGCTGCTTGGCTTTTTGGCAATTGTTTTAGCTACAATTAATATAGTTAGTGGTTTTTTAGTAACAAATAGAATGTTGAAAATGTTTAATAATGATCAATAA
- a CDS encoding aminoacyl-histidine dipeptidase, with amino-acid sequence MKNVKEIEPKEVFNWFYELNQIPRCSGQEKEVSDFLVDFAQTRDLEVHQDEIYNVIIKKPGTKGYENADPVIIQGHMDMVCVKGEASDHDFSSDPIEMIVEDDFLKANNTTLGADDGIAVAYALAILASDDLKHPPLEVLITTNEETGMDGVHGLENTHLSGKTLLNIDSEEEGTFLVSCAGGATKLTKFALEKEDAASEGLKISISGLKGGHSGMEIIKQRANAIKLMGRILDKCRRESEIKIGQITGGIKHNAIPSNARVELVAENIEDIKTLIEEFAVKLKAEYSVEDPNLKIEVNQAQIDKVYTSKLTENLIDFLMLTPDGVQYMSKNIEGLVKTSLTNAIIEEKEDIIQITSSVRSASNSSLREILNVLEVVAKRSGAEIEEEGNYPAWQFNDQSEIKDKALAVYQDLFEKDAEVTAIHAGLECGLLKEILPETEMISFGPNLYDVHTENEHLSIPSAQRIWKFLTALLAELK; translated from the coding sequence ATGAAAAATGTAAAAGAAATTGAGCCAAAAGAGGTTTTTAATTGGTTTTATGAGTTAAATCAAATTCCAAGGTGTTCTGGTCAAGAAAAAGAAGTTAGTGATTTTTTAGTTGACTTTGCCCAAACAAGAGATTTAGAAGTACATCAAGATGAAATTTATAATGTAATTATTAAAAAACCAGGAACTAAAGGTTATGAAAATGCTGATCCAGTTATTATTCAGGGCCATATGGATATGGTTTGTGTTAAAGGTGAAGCTAGTGATCACGACTTTAGTTCAGATCCAATTGAAATGATTGTTGAAGATGACTTTTTAAAAGCTAATAATACCACTTTAGGAGCAGATGATGGGATTGCAGTAGCCTATGCTTTAGCAATTCTGGCTAGCGATGATTTGAAACATCCTCCTTTAGAAGTTTTAATTACTACAAATGAAGAAACAGGAATGGATGGAGTTCATGGTTTAGAAAATACTCATTTAAGTGGAAAAACACTTTTGAATATTGACTCAGAAGAAGAAGGAACCTTTTTAGTTAGTTGTGCTGGTGGAGCCACTAAATTAACAAAGTTTGCTTTAGAAAAAGAAGATGCAGCAAGTGAAGGCCTTAAAATAAGTATTTCTGGACTTAAAGGTGGTCACTCAGGTATGGAAATTATCAAACAGCGGGCAAATGCTATTAAATTAATGGGAAGAATTTTAGATAAATGCCGCCGTGAATCTGAAATAAAAATTGGTCAAATTACTGGTGGAATTAAACATAATGCTATTCCAAGTAATGCGCGAGTAGAGTTGGTAGCTGAAAATATCGAGGACATAAAAACTTTAATTGAGGAATTTGCAGTTAAATTAAAAGCAGAATATAGTGTGGAAGATCCTAATTTAAAAATTGAAGTTAATCAAGCTCAAATTGATAAAGTATATACTTCAAAATTAACAGAAAATTTAATTGATTTTCTAATGTTAACTCCTGATGGAGTCCAATATATGTCCAAGAATATAGAGGGTCTTGTTAAAACTAGTTTAACTAATGCAATTATTGAAGAAAAAGAAGATATTATTCAGATAACTAGCTCAGTTAGATCTGCTTCTAATAGTTCTTTAAGAGAAATTTTGAATGTATTAGAAGTTGTAGCTAAAAGATCAGGAGCTGAAATAGAAGAAGAAGGAAATTACCCAGCTTGGCAGTTTAATGATCAATCTGAAATTAAAGATAAAGCTTTAGCAGTTTATCAAGATCTTTTCGAAAAAGATGCTGAAGTAACAGCCATTCATGCTGGACTTGAATGTGGTTTGTTAAAAGAAATTTTACCTGAAACTGAAATGATTAGTTTTGGACCTAACCTATATGATGTCCACACTGAAAATGAGCACTTAAGCATTCCTTCAGCTCAAAGAATCTGGAAATTTCTCACAGCTTTACTCGCAGAATTAAAATAA
- a CDS encoding SDR family oxidoreductase translates to MKVLVTGGAGFIGSNIVDALVEKGHKVIVVDNLSSGKKENLNDQVEFYQLDIREQKLAEVFEKNEITHVIHHAAQIDVQHSIKDPLYDAQNNILGTINLLECCRNNNVQKIIYASSAAVYGEPNYLPIDEEHPIKAMSPYGISKHTPEHYIKMYSELYDLKYTIFRYANIYGPRQDPKGEGGVVSIFVDQMLAEERPIIFGDGKQTRDFIHVFDIVKANLMALKQGDNVLVNISTESRDSVKDLVAYLNQILPYKLDAIYEEVRQGDIRHSSLANRKAEELLGWTPDYDFRAGLEQTVEYYSK, encoded by the coding sequence ATGAAGGTATTAGTTACAGGTGGAGCAGGTTTTATCGGCTCCAATATAGTAGATGCTTTAGTTGAAAAAGGACATAAGGTAATAGTAGTAGATAATTTAAGTTCAGGTAAAAAAGAAAATTTGAATGATCAGGTTGAGTTTTATCAGCTGGATATTAGAGAGCAAAAACTGGCTGAAGTTTTTGAAAAAAATGAGATCACTCATGTAATTCATCATGCAGCTCAGATAGATGTTCAGCATTCGATTAAAGATCCGCTCTATGATGCTCAAAATAACATTTTAGGAACAATTAATCTTTTAGAGTGCTGTAGGAATAACAATGTGCAGAAAATTATTTATGCCTCTTCTGCTGCCGTCTACGGCGAACCAAATTATTTACCTATTGATGAAGAACATCCAATTAAAGCAATGTCACCTTATGGAATCAGTAAACATACTCCAGAGCATTACATAAAAATGTACAGTGAACTTTATGACCTTAAATATACAATTTTCCGTTATGCCAATATCTACGGACCACGCCAGGATCCAAAAGGAGAAGGCGGCGTAGTCTCTATTTTTGTCGATCAGATGCTGGCAGAAGAAAGACCGATAATCTTTGGTGATGGAAAACAGACGAGAGACTTTATTCATGTTTTTGATATAGTTAAGGCAAACTTAATGGCACTTAAGCAGGGAGATAATGTTTTGGTTAATATTAGTACTGAAAGCAGAGATAGTGTCAAGGATCTGGTAGCTTACTTAAATCAAATTCTTCCCTATAAATTGGATGCTATTTATGAGGAAGTACGTCAGGGAGATATCCGCCATTCTTCTTTAGCAAATAGAAAAGCAGAAGAGCTTTTAGGCTGGACTCCAGATTATGATTTTAGAGCCGGGCTGGAACAGACAGTTGAGTATTATTCAAAATAA
- the yfcE gene encoding phosphodiesterase, whose product MNFIVISDSHGSLSSWKKAETYFTEADMILHAGDILYHGARNPLPVGYDTKGLVEHLNKIDYNLLAVKGNVDALVDDWVLPYPLPEFSLIEDNGLRIVIYHGYQHQTDAERAEFAKKFGAQMLIYGHTHLPQLKKEAGVILLNPGSIALPKQKSKVPTLAKIKNGQLSILNLNNGQVIKSEKYLKKEK is encoded by the coding sequence ATGAATTTTATAGTAATCAGTGATTCTCATGGGAGTTTAAGCAGTTGGAAAAAAGCTGAAACTTACTTTACTGAGGCAGATATGATTTTACATGCAGGAGATATCCTGTATCATGGAGCCCGTAATCCTCTACCAGTTGGTTATGACACTAAGGGTTTAGTTGAACACTTAAATAAAATTGATTATAATTTATTAGCTGTTAAAGGCAATGTTGATGCACTTGTAGATGACTGGGTTTTACCTTATCCACTGCCAGAGTTTTCTCTCATAGAAGATAATGGTCTGCGGATTGTAATTTATCATGGTTATCAACATCAGACTGATGCAGAAAGAGCAGAGTTTGCCAAAAAATTTGGAGCTCAAATGCTAATTTATGGTCATACACATTTGCCGCAGCTAAAAAAAGAAGCTGGGGTAATACTTTTAAATCCAGGCAGTATTGCCTTACCCAAACAAAAATCTAAAGTACCAACTTTAGCCAAGATTAAAAATGGTCAACTATCAATTTTGAATTTAAATAATGGCCAGGTTATAAAATCCGAAAAATATTTAAAAAAAGAAAAATAA
- a CDS encoding PqqD family protein: MTKAKKKDKYNFVLYVPEITHQDWELQEGQVLLNFEVKHPLTKFAGFLMKKEPQRDMLLDQMSSAAWLLIDGQRSVFEIARIQSQKTDDEFKEDLRRLVNFIKFISKKGWIKYKTVKPEAEIAI, from the coding sequence ATGACTAAAGCTAAAAAAAAAGATAAATACAATTTTGTGCTTTATGTTCCAGAGATAACTCATCAAGATTGGGAACTACAAGAAGGTCAGGTTCTTTTAAACTTTGAAGTTAAACATCCTTTAACAAAGTTTGCAGGTTTTTTAATGAAAAAAGAACCACAAAGAGATATGTTATTAGATCAAATGTCTTCAGCAGCCTGGCTTCTAATTGATGGCCAAAGATCAGTTTTTGAAATAGCAAGAATCCAGAGTCAAAAGACTGATGATGAATTTAAAGAAGATTTACGCCGTTTAGTTAATTTTATTAAATTTATTTCTAAAAAAGGCTGGATTAAATATAAAACTGTAAAACCAGAAGCAGAAATTGCTATTTAA
- a CDS encoding OPT family oligopeptide transporter: MSDNNSKRLSRSAYGGVKGEDYVPYVPTTEVVPEATGYSIIMGVLFAVIFAAANTYLGLKVGLTISAGIPGAILATGILKSIFKRDTILEANYVASLAAVGESIAGGIIFVLPAIILIGFNLSITTVAIVTIIGGFMGVYFITPVRKYMIVEEHGNLIYPESMAQAEVLVNSSQGGEGFKSVLKGLVVGLGYKVFSGGLGLWNESASYTITAYQGAVVGMDTLASLMGVGFIVGTQTSILMFGGSVVAWLGLIPLIKFFGSFSGTAIFPSTMLISEMTAPQIWSNYIRYIGAGAVAAGGFFSLAKSLPTIITSFKEAMGGFGKSTESNERINQDAPIIWVLAAAILGFLFIWVIPSLGAGPVGALMAVVFSFFFAVVSARMVGVIGASNNPVSGMTIATLLVIASVYKALGATGTGGMRMALLASGIVCVAVAVAGGVAQSLKATYVIGGTPKKIQHGMFLALAVASLMAGATVLLLDSAYGIGSAEVTAPQSTLMKLIVEGIMIGKLPWTLVIIGVMIAAFCALASLPILPVALGLYLPISLNSAIFFGGIVRNFVDKKFKGKDKAKDAAVERGTLIASGLVAGDALTGIAIGLFAALNIKTDLLASVIPNAAFKNLLSLGLFVLLAIWMYNYSIKIKDSVKND; encoded by the coding sequence ATGTCAGATAACAATTCGAAGCGTTTATCTCGGAGTGCTTATGGAGGGGTCAAAGGGGAAGATTATGTCCCCTATGTCCCTACAACAGAAGTAGTACCTGAGGCTACAGGATATTCTATCATAATGGGAGTTTTATTTGCTGTTATCTTTGCAGCAGCAAATACATATTTAGGACTTAAAGTAGGACTTACAATTTCAGCTGGTATACCGGGAGCAATTTTGGCAACTGGAATCTTAAAATCTATTTTTAAAAGAGATACTATCTTAGAGGCTAACTATGTAGCTTCTCTGGCAGCAGTTGGAGAATCTATAGCAGGTGGAATTATTTTTGTTTTACCCGCAATTATTCTAATAGGATTTAATTTATCGATAACTACTGTAGCAATTGTAACTATCATTGGAGGTTTTATGGGGGTTTATTTTATAACTCCTGTCCGTAAATATATGATAGTTGAAGAACATGGAAATTTGATTTATCCTGAATCAATGGCTCAGGCTGAAGTTTTAGTAAATTCCAGTCAGGGTGGAGAAGGATTTAAATCAGTGCTTAAAGGTCTAGTTGTAGGTTTAGGTTATAAAGTTTTTTCTGGTGGACTTGGACTTTGGAATGAATCTGCTTCTTATACGATTACAGCTTATCAAGGAGCAGTAGTCGGAATGGATACTTTAGCTTCACTAATGGGAGTTGGCTTTATTGTTGGAACTCAAACTTCTATTTTAATGTTTGGTGGGTCTGTTGTAGCTTGGCTTGGTTTAATTCCTTTAATCAAGTTTTTTGGTTCTTTTTCAGGGACAGCTATTTTCCCATCAACAATGCTTATTTCGGAAATGACTGCACCTCAAATCTGGTCAAATTATATTAGATATATTGGAGCTGGAGCAGTTGCAGCTGGAGGTTTTTTCTCTTTAGCTAAATCTCTACCAACTATCATTACTTCTTTTAAAGAAGCGATGGGTGGTTTTGGTAAAAGTACAGAATCAAATGAGAGAATAAATCAAGATGCACCAATCATTTGGGTTTTAGCAGCTGCTATTTTAGGTTTTCTCTTTATTTGGGTAATTCCTTCTTTAGGAGCTGGCCCTGTAGGAGCTTTAATGGCAGTAGTATTTTCATTTTTCTTTGCAGTTGTTTCAGCACGAATGGTTGGAGTAATTGGAGCTAGTAATAATCCAGTTTCTGGAATGACTATTGCTACTTTGCTTGTTATTGCTTCAGTTTATAAGGCCTTAGGTGCTACTGGAACTGGTGGGATGAGAATGGCTTTACTTGCTTCCGGAATTGTTTGTGTGGCAGTTGCTGTTGCAGGTGGAGTAGCCCAGTCTCTAAAAGCCACTTATGTAATTGGAGGAACTCCAAAAAAGATTCAGCATGGTATGTTTTTAGCTTTAGCAGTAGCTTCTTTAATGGCTGGAGCCACAGTTTTATTATTAGATAGTGCTTATGGTATTGGTTCAGCAGAGGTTACAGCACCTCAGTCAACTTTAATGAAACTAATTGTAGAAGGAATAATGATCGGAAAACTTCCTTGGACTTTAGTAATTATTGGAGTTATGATTGCTGCTTTTTGTGCCTTAGCTAGTCTGCCTATTTTACCAGTAGCTTTGGGTCTTTATCTACCAATTTCTTTAAATAGTGCTATTTTCTTTGGTGGAATTGTCAGAAACTTTGTTGATAAGAAATTTAAAGGCAAAGATAAGGCCAAAGATGCTGCAGTTGAAAGAGGAACTTTAATTGCCTCAGGTTTAGTTGCTGGAGATGCCTTAACTGGAATAGCAATTGGTTTATTTGCAGCTCTAAATATCAAAACAGATTTATTAGCTTCAGTAATTCCAAATGCAGCCTTTAAGAATCTTTTAAGTCTCGGTTTATTTGTCTTATTAGCAATTTGGATGTATAATTATTCAATTAAAATTAAGGATAGTGTTAAAAATGACTAA